The Nitrospiraceae bacterium genome segment TTCGAGTTTGTGCAAATCGAGGATCAGTTCAGGCTTCGTTTGCCGACCATGGGGAGGGAAGTCACCGGTCGTCCGTCGGAGGCCGATCAACTCGGGCAGCTGACGCGTCCGTTTCAGCTGAGCGTCTGGGCCATGAGCGGCATTATCGGTACACAGGCTGTGGGAGCGCAGGACCAGGTTCGATTGTCGGAAGATGGGGCCCGCTATCGGCTCGATGTGCTGACGGCGGCGACCTCGAATGGTGCGGCACCCTTTGTCAGTCGGCGAATCTGGTTTGATCGGCGGAATTTGTTGGTGGTGCAGGAGGAACGGCTGACCTCGGCAGGCGACATCGAGGCGACGATGCAATTTGATGACTATCGCGCAGTCGGTGCCGTGCCGCCGGCTTCTCTCGCGTCCAATGGGCAAAATCCTGATGGCGGCCCACGTATCATGCGCCCCTTTGCCATTCGTATGACCGACGGGCAGGGCTCGGGTAGTCTTCAGGTGACGTTTCACGAGCTGGTGCCGAATGAGCCGATCAAGCCGAGTGAACTTGGACGGGTATGAACCAGCAGCCGGATACTTATCTGTTAGCCATCGATACCGCGACGGCCTGGCAAAGCGTGGCATTGTTGCAGGGCGAGACGGTGTTGGCCCTGGTCGAGCAGGACGCCGATGGGTCGCATGCGCGTTCGTTACTGGGCGCCATCGATCGTGTGCTGTGCGAGGGAAACGTCACGCTGAAGGAACTTCAGGGACTGGCGGTGTCCATCGGCCCAGGTTCATTCACCGGTTTGCGGGTCGGGCTCGCGACCATGCTAGGGTTTCGTGCGGTATTGGGTCTGCCGATTGCACCGGTACCGACTTTGGAAGCCATGGCCTGGACCCTGCGCGACGTGAAAGGCTTACTGGTGCCGATCCTGAAAAGCCGGCACAATGAGCTGTACTGGGCCGCCTATGAGTGGCTGCCAAGATCGGGGTTACGTACCCTCATTACCGAGCAGGTTGGCCCACCGGGTTCTGTGGCGCGGCTATTACAAGTGGCCGAAGTTTGTACCTGCTTCGGTGACGGATGGCAGGCCTATGGGAAAGATATCCGGGAAGCCGTTGAGGCAGCCGGGGGAGAGATACGGGAAGTCAGCCTGGAGC includes the following:
- the tsaB gene encoding tRNA (adenosine(37)-N6)-threonylcarbamoyltransferase complex dimerization subunit type 1 TsaB; this encodes MNQQPDTYLLAIDTATAWQSVALLQGETVLALVEQDADGSHARSLLGAIDRVLCEGNVTLKELQGLAVSIGPGSFTGLRVGLATMLGFRAVLGLPIAPVPTLEAMAWTLRDVKGLLVPILKSRHNELYWAAYEWLPRSGLRTLITEQVGPPGSVARLLQVAEVCTCFGDGWQAYGKDIREAVEAAGGEIREVSLEQQRPSAVSIGLAARQRLDAGQIAEEELVPRYVQRTEAEVKFDEQQGVSALERRRQRVAGKLSRIRRRTIPKGVDSRRKT